A DNA window from Spirochaetaceae bacterium contains the following coding sequences:
- a CDS encoding RES family NAD+ phosphorylase → MRFQEYVEDQVFHRRVIADGLRAIREAQPLGRPMQPLTLCCYEVDVEPVFDALDEERQRESEVTESDLVCPNWESDMLAGGVPASQAIADRLIASGYAAMRVGSFAAGASADDLNLVMWRWGTERPARVVLIDDEGRLSRSARR, encoded by the coding sequence ATGAGATTCCAGGAATATGTTGAGGACCAGGTGTTTCACCGACGCGTCATCGCTGACGGGCTACGCGCCATACGCGAAGCGCAGCCGCTTGGCCGTCCGATGCAGCCGTTGACCCTGTGCTGCTACGAGGTCGATGTCGAGCCGGTCTTCGATGCGCTCGACGAAGAACGGCAACGGGAGTCGGAAGTGACCGAGTCAGATCTCGTCTGCCCCAACTGGGAAAGTGACATGCTCGCCGGTGGGGTGCCGGCTTCGCAGGCCATCGCGGACCGCTTGATTGCTTCCGGCTACGCGGCCATGAGGGTCGGGAGCTTCGCGGCAGGGGCTTCTGCTGACGACCTGAACCTCGTGATGTGGCGTTGGGGCACCGAGCGCCCCGCCCGCGTGGTCCTGATCGACGATGAGGGCCGGCTCTCCCGCTCAGCGAGGCGCTGA